In one window of Nocardiopsis aegyptia DNA:
- a CDS encoding COG4315 family predicted lipoprotein, with protein MSTEAMSAVALGLTTFLLVTGCSTDDSAPDPAGVADPEEPPADYGESAGPEEERAGEGGDVVALGTVANERFGDVLTDGDGNVLYLFTDDGPGTSSCFDECAENWPPLRSGAEDAPVSAGGAATADLVGTVERDDGAPQLTYAEWPLYTYAGDAAPGDVNGQGVGGAWYVVSPAGQMITAAQDGTGEPEDAGDAGSDGSGTGDGGADGSGDGGGYGDSGGYGSGDYRSMPAARVTTPGAPAPSGL; from the coding sequence GTGAGCACTGAGGCGATGAGCGCCGTGGCGCTCGGCCTGACCACGTTCCTGCTGGTCACTGGCTGTTCCACCGACGATTCGGCCCCCGACCCCGCCGGTGTCGCCGACCCCGAGGAACCTCCGGCCGACTACGGCGAATCCGCCGGCCCCGAGGAGGAGCGGGCCGGGGAGGGCGGCGACGTCGTCGCCCTGGGCACGGTCGCGAACGAGCGGTTCGGCGACGTCCTGACCGACGGCGACGGCAACGTCCTCTACCTCTTCACCGACGACGGCCCCGGCACCTCCTCGTGCTTCGACGAGTGCGCCGAGAACTGGCCGCCCCTGCGCTCCGGGGCCGAGGACGCCCCGGTCAGCGCCGGGGGCGCGGCCACGGCCGACCTCGTCGGCACCGTCGAGCGCGACGACGGCGCTCCGCAGCTGACCTACGCCGAGTGGCCCCTGTACACCTACGCCGGCGACGCCGCACCCGGTGACGTCAACGGCCAGGGGGTGGGCGGGGCCTGGTACGTCGTCAGCCCCGCGGGGCAGATGATCACCGCCGCCCAGGACGGCACCGGAGAGCCCGAGGACGCCGGCGACGCCGGTTCGGACGGCAGCGGCACCGGTGACGGTGGTGCCGATGGCTCCGGTGACGGCGGTGGCTACGGCGACAGTGGTGGCTACGGCAGCGGCGACTACCGGTCGATGCCCGCCGCACGCGTGACGACCCCGGGCGCCCCCGCTCCGTCCGGGCTCTGA
- a CDS encoding DUF1996 domain-containing protein, whose protein sequence is MDERPRTPGRIRENRRARVIVGAAAAVLLAAAGASVVLADAGPSGEGQLVGFGYRAPSGGGGETDPPPDPGDPGDPREPSAPGDPGEPSDPADPADPGDPADPPGGPRPEDFADIGQAPPREDAPEPGRDASTGSFTIDCGTNENGLFNSENVIVAPGVPNGAQHTHDYVGNQDVGRFTDDVAANNRILAGGDTTCADGDRSMHYWPVLRDLTAEGEDADLPGGGLDGNVGRILTPSSATIEFLGHGQGPVTAMPEFLQIITGNVKAATQDGANANARWTCTGFEDRAFPDRYPLCPEGSDVVRVFDFPNCWDGRNTESEDNRSHIVFAEEDGRCPDGFTAVPRLRQTLVYDVPDGKSFAVDGFPEEGHAPITDHSDHINVMPRELMDAVVDCVNSGRDC, encoded by the coding sequence ATGGACGAACGACCACGGACACCAGGACGGATCCGCGAGAACCGCCGAGCACGTGTCATCGTCGGAGCCGCGGCCGCCGTGCTGCTGGCCGCGGCGGGGGCGTCGGTGGTCCTCGCCGACGCCGGCCCGTCCGGCGAGGGGCAGCTGGTGGGCTTCGGCTACCGGGCCCCGTCCGGCGGTGGCGGAGAGACCGACCCCCCGCCCGACCCCGGCGACCCCGGTGATCCCCGCGAACCGAGCGCCCCCGGCGACCCTGGTGAACCGAGCGATCCCGCTGACCCCGCTGATCCCGGCGACCCCGCCGACCCGCCCGGCGGGCCACGGCCCGAGGACTTCGCCGACATCGGGCAGGCCCCGCCGCGCGAGGACGCCCCCGAACCCGGCCGCGACGCCTCCACCGGCAGTTTCACCATCGACTGCGGCACCAACGAGAACGGCCTGTTCAACTCCGAGAACGTCATCGTGGCCCCGGGCGTGCCCAACGGCGCCCAGCACACCCACGACTACGTGGGCAACCAGGACGTCGGCCGGTTCACCGACGACGTCGCCGCCAACAACCGGATCCTCGCCGGCGGCGACACCACCTGCGCGGACGGCGACCGGTCCATGCACTACTGGCCGGTGCTGCGCGACCTCACCGCCGAGGGCGAGGACGCCGACCTGCCCGGCGGCGGCCTGGACGGCAACGTCGGCCGCATCCTGACCCCGTCGTCGGCGACCATCGAGTTCCTCGGCCACGGCCAGGGGCCGGTGACCGCGATGCCCGAGTTCCTCCAGATCATCACCGGCAACGTCAAGGCGGCCACCCAGGACGGCGCCAACGCGAATGCCCGGTGGACCTGCACGGGGTTCGAGGACCGGGCGTTCCCCGACCGCTACCCGCTCTGCCCCGAGGGCAGCGACGTCGTGCGCGTCTTCGACTTCCCGAACTGCTGGGACGGGCGCAACACCGAGAGCGAGGACAACCGCTCGCACATCGTCTTCGCCGAGGAGGACGGCCGCTGCCCGGACGGCTTCACGGCCGTGCCGCGCCTGCGCCAGACCCTGGTCTACGACGTGCCCGACGGGAAGTCCTTCGCCGTCGACGGGTTCCCCGAGGAAGGGCACGCCCCGATCACCGACCACTCCGACCACATCAACGTCATGCCGCGTGAACTGATGGACGCGGTGGTCGACTGTGTGAACAGCGGCCGGGACTGCTGA
- a CDS encoding DUF4142 domain-containing protein, with amino-acid sequence MALRSTPRQDEGADRTDTGTATAARRLRRRSPRSIELVGVAGFLVVAALTVFMIAPNGSTSVSGVFWNDWVSTEFGPLGPADVDALIKVRQAGLWEIPVGQQAQDRAQLDRVREVGAILAEDHILMDEQLRGVAAQLDVRLPSTPNPDQQRWMDELSGLSGAEFDRVFANRLRFAHGEVIAVLAEVRAGTRNELVRSFCQHGMLMVLRHITLLESTGLVEYEDLPEPRPPERRPQN; translated from the coding sequence ATGGCTCTCCGGAGCACCCCCCGTCAGGACGAGGGGGCCGACCGCACCGACACCGGAACCGCTACCGCCGCCCGGCGGCTGCGCCGGCGCTCACCGCGCTCGATCGAGCTGGTCGGCGTCGCGGGCTTCCTGGTGGTGGCCGCGCTGACCGTGTTCATGATCGCGCCCAACGGCTCCACGAGCGTGTCGGGTGTGTTCTGGAACGACTGGGTGAGCACCGAGTTCGGCCCGCTCGGACCGGCCGACGTGGACGCGCTGATCAAGGTGCGCCAGGCCGGGCTGTGGGAGATCCCGGTCGGCCAGCAGGCCCAGGACCGGGCGCAGCTCGACCGGGTGCGCGAGGTCGGCGCGATCCTGGCGGAGGACCACATCCTCATGGACGAGCAGCTGCGCGGCGTGGCCGCCCAGCTCGACGTGCGGCTGCCGAGCACGCCCAACCCGGACCAGCAGCGCTGGATGGACGAGCTGTCCGGGCTGTCCGGGGCGGAGTTCGACCGGGTCTTCGCCAACCGGCTGCGCTTCGCGCACGGCGAGGTGATCGCGGTCCTGGCCGAGGTCCGCGCCGGTACCCGCAACGAGCTCGTGAGGTCCTTCTGCCAGCACGGCATGCTCATGGTGCTCAGGCACATCACGCTGCTGGAGAGCACCGGCCTGGTCGAGTACGAGGACCTGCCCGAGCCCCGACCGCCGGAACGGCGCCCGCAGAACTGA